The Bacillus sp. Y1 genome has a window encoding:
- a CDS encoding thioredoxin family protein: protein MINIIKVSKANCRPCAVLANYLSEINFEAHNATLSEINIADDPSVIEKYGLTSVPVLVYERNGVEVHRINGLASVEEIVEAIEFAKRAK from the coding sequence ATGATTAATATAATTAAAGTTTCAAAAGCAAATTGCCGCCCATGCGCCGTTCTAGCAAACTACCTATCGGAAATCAATTTCGAAGCACATAACGCAACACTATCTGAAATCAACATCGCAGACGACCCGTCAGTAATCGAAAAGTACGGACTAACGTCAGTACCCGTCCTCGTGTATGAGCGCAACGGAGTCGAAGTCCACCGAATCAACGGACTTGCCAGCGTAGAGGAAATCGTCGAGGCGATTGAATTCGCAAAGAGGGCGAAATGA
- a CDS encoding DNA polymerase gives MMQLRLNIGNTTIDNGAKERVANAAKKKAEATESLEETWAKILAMKNSATDQARLIEVKNGMDAGLIGREPASLSKRFSKAEALRLYKVLAESQREQKLADLVAKTPSNYVLVDTLDKLQRMADDIPTSDVVSYDCETYGENNGALDPWRGNIAGFSVSTRRFSYYVPLNHVEKTPLNLYPIEHIIAVIKKALLSAKLVMHNAPFDCKWGAVKYGLNLVDALHADTRIMAMALDENRDHRLKNLLTDWLKQPSDNFDELFPNVQFNEVPLNVALPYGAGDTEKTLALYDWIMRHLETPNLAEIKRLLFEVEMPVCRQFIKSDIRGIRFDTEHAGELDAKLAVEESELFRKITEQFGEEINLNSPAQLSRKLFVDLKLTDHGKGSTNSRFMKKIKREHPVVPLILEYKEIGKLRSSFTQKLPKEVKYDGKIHPWHNSWGAATGRFTCKDPNTQQIPAKRPEIRHLFLTTDADRILVSIDYSQIELRVLAHMANETKLIEAFELGRDIHSTTASLISGKYSYEDIEANKDVDGSPQQKFRKQAKIVNFGIVYGMGAGKLSDTLEISKQEAQKIIDDYFKGYPGIKRYMDEQHAKVMKQGFVTDIFGRKRRLHNEVKSKERFRVFGAQRQAGNFPIQASAGSILKKAIVDLAKVLPKHDSYILLQVHDELVFDCPREISREALDEIKTTMEQAVKLVCPVRCDVELNPERWLEKVKDEEWFGERDTLD, from the coding sequence ATGATGCAATTACGATTAAACATCGGAAACACAACGATCGACAACGGCGCGAAGGAGCGTGTGGCGAACGCAGCTAAGAAGAAAGCGGAGGCGACCGAAAGCCTGGAGGAAACGTGGGCGAAGATACTCGCTATGAAAAATTCGGCGACTGATCAAGCGAGACTAATCGAAGTGAAAAACGGAATGGATGCGGGTCTTATAGGCAGAGAGCCCGCGTCGCTTTCCAAACGATTCAGCAAGGCGGAGGCGCTTCGGTTATATAAAGTGTTAGCGGAAAGCCAGCGCGAGCAAAAGTTGGCGGACTTAGTGGCGAAAACGCCGAGCAATTACGTGCTGGTAGATACTCTCGACAAACTACAACGGATGGCTGACGATATCCCAACGTCTGACGTAGTTTCCTATGACTGTGAAACATATGGCGAAAATAACGGAGCACTTGACCCGTGGCGCGGCAACATTGCGGGGTTCTCCGTATCTACTAGAAGGTTCAGTTACTATGTTCCGTTAAATCACGTGGAGAAAACTCCCTTAAACCTTTATCCGATTGAACATATTATCGCGGTTATTAAAAAAGCATTGTTATCAGCGAAACTCGTAATGCACAATGCTCCGTTCGACTGTAAGTGGGGAGCAGTCAAGTACGGTCTAAACCTAGTTGACGCCTTACACGCTGACACTCGCATCATGGCGATGGCACTCGATGAGAATCGTGACCACCGTTTAAAGAACTTGCTGACAGACTGGCTGAAACAGCCGAGCGACAACTTTGACGAACTATTTCCAAACGTTCAATTTAACGAGGTTCCGTTAAATGTGGCATTACCGTATGGAGCAGGTGATACCGAAAAGACACTCGCTCTTTACGACTGGATTATGCGTCACTTAGAAACTCCTAACCTAGCGGAAATCAAGCGGCTGTTATTCGAAGTAGAAATGCCGGTATGCAGACAATTTATTAAATCGGACATCCGCGGTATTCGCTTCGACACTGAGCATGCGGGAGAACTTGACGCAAAGCTAGCGGTTGAAGAGTCGGAGTTATTTCGTAAGATTACCGAGCAATTCGGTGAAGAAATCAATCTTAACTCGCCGGCTCAGTTAAGCCGAAAGTTATTCGTAGATTTAAAGTTAACGGATCATGGCAAAGGTTCGACGAATAGCCGTTTTATGAAAAAGATTAAACGTGAGCATCCGGTCGTTCCGTTGATTCTCGAATATAAGGAAATCGGAAAACTACGTTCGTCCTTTACGCAAAAGCTTCCGAAAGAAGTGAAATACGACGGTAAGATTCACCCTTGGCATAACTCCTGGGGCGCTGCGACTGGCCGTTTTACGTGTAAAGATCCGAACACGCAACAGATTCCGGCTAAGCGACCAGAGATACGTCATTTATTCCTGACTACGGACGCTGACCGAATCCTAGTTTCGATAGATTATAGCCAAATCGAATTGAGAGTATTAGCACACATGGCGAATGAAACGAAGTTAATTGAAGCGTTCGAACTTGGCCGTGATATTCACTCGACAACGGCATCGCTAATTAGCGGGAAGTACAGTTACGAAGATATTGAAGCGAACAAGGACGTTGACGGATCGCCTCAGCAAAAATTCCGTAAGCAAGCGAAAATAGTAAACTTCGGAATCGTCTATGGAATGGGTGCCGGTAAACTTTCCGACACGCTTGAAATATCGAAGCAAGAAGCACAGAAAATTATCGACGACTACTTCAAAGGTTATCCGGGAATTAAGCGCTATATGGACGAACAGCATGCGAAAGTAATGAAGCAAGGATTCGTAACAGACATCTTCGGGAGAAAGCGTCGCCTGCATAACGAAGTGAAATCGAAAGAACGATTCCGTGTATTCGGTGCTCAAAGGCAAGCCGGTAACTTTCCGATCCAAGCGAGCGCCGGCTCTATACTGAAGAAAGCTATCGTTGACCTGGCGAAAGTGCTGCCGAAGCATGATTCGTACATTTTACTGCAGGTTCACGACGAACTGGTTTTCGATTGTCCGCGCGAGATTAGTCGCGAAGCACTTGACGAAATTAAAACGACGATGGAGCAAGCGGTGAAACTCGTGTGTCCAGTACGCTGTGACGTCGAGTTGAATCCGGAAAGATGGCTCGAAAAAGTAAAAGACGAGGAGTGGTTTGGTGAAAGAGATACCCTTGACTAA
- a CDS encoding crossover junction endodeoxyribonuclease RuvC produces MRILAFDISASPGVSVLEVKRAKPRLIFADSIKTDTSSPDSQRYAYVEAFAIKAIHEHAPFDAVVREHFTKGGSKRSTQLVFGSWASIDTALGRYGYKVAAEITPTSVKKIVGGKGDASKTEVETGVRRMLGLTEDYVFKSDDASDACAIGLAYLINEGLIAK; encoded by the coding sequence ATGAGGATACTAGCGTTCGACATATCGGCAAGCCCCGGCGTATCTGTACTCGAAGTCAAGCGCGCTAAACCTCGCCTCATCTTCGCCGACTCAATCAAAACGGATACGTCGTCGCCAGACAGTCAGCGATATGCGTACGTTGAGGCTTTCGCTATCAAAGCGATTCACGAACACGCGCCATTTGACGCAGTCGTACGCGAACATTTTACCAAGGGCGGAAGCAAACGCTCAACGCAACTCGTATTCGGAAGCTGGGCGTCGATTGATACGGCGCTCGGTCGCTACGGCTACAAGGTGGCTGCGGAAATAACGCCAACTTCCGTTAAGAAGATAGTCGGAGGCAAGGGCGATGCGAGCAAGACCGAAGTTGAAACGGGCGTGCGGCGCATGCTTGGCTTGACGGAAGATTACGTATTTAAATCGGATGATGCCAGCGATGCCTGTGCGATAGGTCTTGCGTATCTGATTAACGAAGGACTGATCGCCAAATGA
- the dut gene encoding dUTP diphosphatase, whose product MKVCVKIKRLSDDVLLPEYQTEGAAGFDLHASHSVLIPVGEHRLIKTGMAVEIPPNFEMQIRSRSGLALKHGIQAHFGTIDHDYRGEIGVILFNFGSQPFKVEKNDRIAQGIVAQLEKAHFQVVTELSETKRGTGGFGSSGVSNA is encoded by the coding sequence ATGAAAGTTTGCGTAAAAATTAAGCGGTTAAGTGATGACGTACTATTGCCGGAATACCAAACGGAAGGAGCGGCGGGCTTCGACTTACATGCGAGTCATAGCGTACTGATACCCGTTGGCGAGCATCGGCTAATCAAGACGGGCATGGCGGTTGAAATTCCGCCAAATTTTGAGATGCAGATACGGAGCCGAAGCGGGCTGGCGCTGAAGCACGGAATACAGGCGCACTTCGGGACTATCGATCACGATTATCGCGGCGAAATCGGCGTTATCTTATTTAACTTCGGAAGCCAGCCGTTCAAGGTCGAAAAGAATGATCGAATAGCGCAAGGGATTGTCGCTCAATTAGAAAAGGCGCATTTCCAAGTCGTAACGGAACTAAGCGAAACGAAGCGAGGCACGGGCGGATTTGGTTCGAGCGGAGTAAGCAATGCGTGA
- a CDS encoding HNH endonuclease, with translation MKEIPLTKGMVAIVDDEDFEWLSKFNWRYHKGYASRTTLLRYGKRKTVLMHREIIGNVAEQVDHIDGNRLNNTRENLRAASRSENCRNTKSRTGSTSEYKGVSFDKGNKKWRARIKVEYKEMFLGYFNNPHDAARMYNFWAKDLFGEFARLNIIKEEEKA, from the coding sequence GTGAAAGAGATACCCTTGACTAAGGGAATGGTTGCGATTGTTGATGACGAAGACTTTGAGTGGTTATCAAAATTTAACTGGCGCTACCACAAAGGGTACGCTTCTAGAACAACACTGTTGCGCTACGGGAAGAGGAAGACCGTCCTAATGCATAGAGAAATTATCGGAAATGTCGCTGAACAAGTTGATCATATTGACGGTAATAGGCTAAATAACACCCGAGAAAATTTACGGGCGGCAAGTCGATCGGAAAATTGCAGAAATACAAAAAGTAGAACAGGTAGTACAAGTGAGTATAAAGGAGTCAGTTTTGATAAAGGAAACAAGAAATGGAGAGCAAGAATTAAGGTGGAATATAAGGAGATGTTTCTTGGTTATTTCAATAATCCGCATGATGCGGCTAGAATGTATAATTTTTGGGCTAAAGACTTATTCGGTGAATTCGCTCGTTTAAACATAATAAAAGAGGAGGAAAAAGCATGA
- the nrdJ gene encoding ribonucleoside-triphosphate reductase, adenosylcobalamin-dependent encodes MVKLSSELVNDVKLSESFLAQYRNKQPKWGFGGLGYIVYLRTYSRKKFGGNTLERWDETVQRITEGNFKIEAKRLAEIGRLTEGKVADLVTEMERFYHLVFNLVMTPPGRGLWMSGTEYAERVGDAENNCWGVSMRPQPYISGEKPRVSFTPVFTFDQAMKGGGVGVNVQRKYVNQIPKVENHVDVTFYCDTKHADYSTELEPMLVGPKSLMPSLNTFVVADSREGWAEALGKVIDAHYEGLTELVIDISDVRPRGTDIKGFGGVASGPAPLVTMLTRVNNILNRRVNDYVTPTEWGDVVQLIGTCVVAGNVRRTALILIGDQNDKEYVESKNYSLPQNLEASQWRWASNNSVDIGTSTNRETLRNLSVNIYYNGEPGYVSIELSRNFGRIIDGFQKDIDGEVEVFNPCGEITLPNGSPCNLFEINLPRVHELIAKGVEGEHLYEEVTYLAARYAYRITFRHYEWEATRDVVYRHRRLGVGITGITDWVLMRFGKKAILGFDDEGNAIFNEEVTQALDRLYKYVKQANIEQAEALDANPSIKVTTVKPSGTVSLLMGCSPGQHYHWAPFMIRRVRMASSAPLIPILRQCGYHIEEAIVGFGADGAPKYDSNTLVVEFPVKAPTADHENFQSAGDVPLREQAALQALLATYWSDNAVSATLSFKKAQAKPVYFADGSVLLDKFGQPELKIDKREEDAIIDEITDILDRYKGVIKSTSLLPHATDTYPQMPYEEISKERYEEMSAKLTAKPWDLIDGDVKAEEDDTTDYTSECVGNSCPLK; translated from the coding sequence ATGGTTAAATTATCTAGCGAACTAGTAAACGACGTAAAATTATCGGAGTCTTTCTTAGCACAGTATCGTAATAAACAGCCGAAATGGGGCTTCGGAGGTTTAGGTTACATCGTTTATCTTCGTACCTACTCACGTAAGAAATTTGGCGGTAACACGCTTGAGCGTTGGGATGAAACGGTACAAAGGATTACGGAAGGGAACTTCAAGATTGAGGCGAAACGATTAGCGGAAATCGGTCGGTTAACCGAAGGTAAAGTCGCTGACTTAGTAACGGAGATGGAGCGCTTCTATCATCTCGTATTTAACTTAGTAATGACGCCACCAGGTCGCGGCTTATGGATGAGCGGTACAGAATACGCCGAGCGTGTGGGCGATGCGGAAAATAACTGTTGGGGCGTGTCGATGCGACCACAGCCGTATATTAGCGGTGAAAAGCCTCGAGTAAGTTTTACGCCAGTGTTTACGTTTGACCAAGCGATGAAAGGCGGTGGAGTAGGCGTTAACGTGCAACGTAAGTACGTTAACCAGATTCCGAAGGTTGAGAATCACGTTGATGTGACGTTTTATTGCGACACTAAACACGCTGACTATTCAACGGAATTGGAGCCGATGCTTGTCGGACCAAAATCGCTGATGCCTTCCTTAAATACTTTCGTAGTAGCAGATTCACGCGAAGGCTGGGCGGAAGCACTCGGTAAAGTTATCGATGCTCACTACGAAGGGTTAACCGAATTAGTTATCGACATTTCGGATGTACGTCCACGCGGTACCGACATTAAAGGTTTCGGCGGTGTTGCTTCAGGGCCGGCTCCATTAGTTACGATGCTGACTCGCGTTAATAATATCTTGAATCGTCGTGTCAATGACTACGTAACGCCAACGGAATGGGGCGATGTTGTTCAGTTAATCGGTACATGTGTCGTTGCCGGGAATGTAAGAAGGACCGCACTCATCCTAATCGGAGATCAGAACGATAAAGAATACGTTGAGTCTAAGAACTATTCATTACCGCAAAACTTAGAGGCGTCACAGTGGCGCTGGGCGTCGAATAACTCCGTTGATATCGGAACAAGTACGAATAGAGAAACGCTGAGAAATTTGTCAGTAAATATATATTATAACGGAGAACCTGGATACGTATCGATTGAACTTTCGAGAAATTTCGGTCGTATTATTGACGGATTCCAGAAAGACATCGACGGCGAAGTTGAAGTATTTAATCCATGCGGAGAAATAACACTTCCAAACGGATCGCCTTGTAACTTATTCGAAATAAATTTGCCTCGCGTTCATGAATTAATCGCGAAAGGTGTAGAGGGTGAGCATCTTTACGAAGAAGTGACGTATTTAGCTGCACGATATGCGTATCGTATCACATTCCGACACTACGAATGGGAAGCAACGCGTGACGTCGTTTATAGACACCGTAGACTTGGCGTCGGTATCACAGGAATTACCGACTGGGTATTAATGCGTTTCGGTAAGAAAGCGATTCTCGGATTCGATGACGAAGGAAATGCGATTTTCAACGAAGAGGTGACGCAAGCACTTGACCGTTTATACAAATACGTTAAGCAAGCGAATATTGAACAGGCTGAAGCTCTGGACGCTAATCCGTCGATAAAAGTAACAACCGTTAAGCCGAGCGGAACAGTTTCGCTATTAATGGGATGCTCGCCGGGTCAGCATTATCACTGGGCTCCGTTTATGATTCGCCGTGTAAGAATGGCGTCAAGCGCTCCGTTGATTCCGATTCTTCGTCAGTGCGGATACCACATCGAAGAGGCTATCGTCGGATTTGGTGCTGACGGTGCTCCGAAATACGATTCGAACACACTAGTCGTAGAGTTTCCGGTTAAGGCTCCGACAGCAGATCACGAAAACTTCCAATCAGCGGGCGATGTGCCTTTACGTGAACAAGCGGCGTTGCAGGCGTTACTTGCTACGTACTGGAGCGATAATGCGGTGTCAGCTACGTTGTCCTTCAAAAAGGCGCAAGCAAAGCCTGTGTATTTCGCAGATGGTTCAGTGCTACTCGATAAGTTCGGTCAGCCAGAATTAAAAATCGATAAGCGCGAGGAAGATGCTATTATCGACGAAATTACGGACATTCTTGATCGATATAAGGGCGTTATTAAGTCTACGAGTCTACTTCCGCATGCGACCGACACATATCCGCAAATGCCTTACGAGGAAATTTCGAAGGAGCGTTACGAAGAAATGTCGGCTAAGTTAACGGCTAAGCCGTGGGATTTGATTGACGGAGATGTTAAAGCCGAAGAAGATGATACGACGGATTATACCAGCGAGTGTGTAGGTAATTCTTGTCCGTTGAAATAA
- a CDS encoding 3D domain-containing protein, translating to MTQLFTQAYAPIDMPTVLVEPAPEPSPVIYEVTAYTSGYESTQKHPDDPAYGITASGEPVVDGLTAACPPSLPFGTRLDIEGVGERVCFDRGSAITEGKIDIYMTEVSAARAFGRRSLEVRIIDEEESE from the coding sequence ATGACGCAATTATTCACGCAAGCATACGCACCAATCGACATGCCGACAGTATTAGTCGAGCCGGCACCGGAACCATCGCCAGTCATTTACGAAGTTACAGCGTACACATCCGGCTACGAATCTACGCAGAAACATCCCGACGACCCTGCCTACGGTATCACGGCGTCAGGTGAGCCGGTCGTTGACGGTCTGACTGCAGCGTGTCCGCCTAGCCTTCCGTTCGGCACTCGCTTGGACATCGAAGGCGTGGGCGAGCGCGTGTGTTTCGATAGAGGTTCGGCAATCACGGAAGGCAAAATCGATATTTATATGACGGAAGTAAGCGCCGCAAGGGCATTCGGCAGGCGTTCGCTAGAAGTACGAATTATTGACGAGGAGGAATCGGAATGA
- a CDS encoding PhoH family protein: protein MPLPEHNLLFGFAPKLTEEQRIYVDSIFDNQMTIVNARSGTGKTTLAVACAKIIGKPLIYVFAPVQEKAMGFRPGKQSEKEAEYYQPLIDALLKINEVPAKVMFSEENPDALKAGHVWVYPKSHVFARGTNIEECTVIIDEAQNFTRGELKKLLTRLHDTAKVIMIGHDGQIDLPDPKKSGFAPYIEHFADESYCKTVELTKNFRGRLAQHADDLKW from the coding sequence ATGCCCTTACCGGAACATAACTTACTATTCGGATTTGCACCAAAGTTAACGGAGGAACAACGTATCTATGTCGATTCTATTTTCGACAATCAAATGACGATAGTTAACGCAAGGTCAGGCACGGGGAAGACGACACTAGCAGTAGCTTGTGCGAAGATCATCGGTAAGCCGTTAATCTACGTATTCGCACCCGTTCAAGAGAAGGCGATGGGCTTCCGTCCAGGTAAACAATCGGAAAAGGAAGCGGAATACTACCAGCCATTAATCGATGCGCTACTGAAGATTAACGAAGTGCCGGCGAAAGTTATGTTTAGCGAAGAGAATCCGGACGCACTCAAGGCGGGCCACGTTTGGGTATATCCGAAGTCACACGTATTTGCTCGCGGAACGAATATCGAAGAATGTACGGTGATTATCGATGAGGCGCAAAACTTCACGCGCGGTGAGTTGAAGAAGCTTTTAACACGTTTACATGACACAGCGAAGGTAATCATGATCGGACACGATGGTCAGATTGACTTGCCAGACCCGAAGAAGAGCGGATTCGCGCCATACATTGAGCATTTCGCGGATGAATCGTACTGCAAGACGGTTGAGCTGACGAAGAACTTCCGTGGAAGACTTGCGCAACATGCAGACGACTTGAAGTGGTAG
- a CDS encoding FmdB family zinc ribbon protein: MPIYTYKCEKCNVTKDELVRMGTESTTCQTCGEPTVKLPSFRFNATGLPNGFASSRRPPK, from the coding sequence ATGCCGATATACACCTACAAATGCGAAAAATGTAACGTAACAAAAGACGAACTCGTACGCATGGGCACGGAATCCACAACGTGCCAAACTTGCGGCGAGCCAACGGTCAAACTGCCGAGCTTTCGCTTTAATGCGACAGGGCTTCCGAATGGATTTGCGAGCAGTCGGAGGCCACCGAAATGA
- the thyX gene encoding FAD-dependent thymidylate synthase, with product MNVKLLAHTQLSSDLGNDLFLADSVYWDEDYDVTDGQAVALTAIRTCYSPGKPSEIVAKEGAKYFGQQATDGERGTEADRLFRMIVRSGHTSTLEHLSFTFAIEGVSRALLAQLTRHRVGFSYSVQSQRYVKFGSGDRSGGFDYVVPETVAKNEVALQAFHGLMDVAQSWYDDLRTLGIPAEDCRAVLPNAAATNLVMTANLRAILEFYSKRKPGKGAQAEIAQLAESLKQAVIDVEPWTEPFFN from the coding sequence ATGAACGTTAAACTTTTGGCACATACGCAGTTAAGCTCGGATTTAGGTAACGACTTATTCCTCGCGGACTCAGTGTATTGGGACGAAGACTACGATGTAACGGACGGTCAAGCGGTCGCTCTTACGGCAATCCGCACATGCTACTCGCCAGGCAAGCCGAGCGAAATTGTCGCAAAGGAAGGCGCAAAGTATTTCGGACAGCAAGCAACTGACGGCGAAAGAGGAACAGAAGCTGATCGATTGTTCCGTATGATTGTACGTTCTGGTCATACGAGTACTCTCGAGCATCTGTCGTTCACTTTCGCAATAGAAGGAGTAAGCCGAGCGTTATTGGCGCAACTCACGCGACATCGAGTCGGATTTAGTTACAGCGTACAGTCACAACGTTATGTGAAGTTCGGCTCGGGAGACCGTAGTGGCGGATTTGATTACGTTGTACCTGAAACCGTCGCGAAGAATGAAGTCGCACTACAAGCGTTTCATGGCCTTATGGATGTTGCGCAATCTTGGTACGACGATTTACGAACGTTAGGTATTCCCGCGGAGGATTGTCGAGCTGTCCTACCGAACGCAGCGGCTACTAATCTCGTAATGACAGCGAACCTTCGCGCCATTCTCGAATTCTACTCAAAACGTAAGCCGGGCAAAGGCGCGCAAGCCGAAATCGCGCAACTAGCGGAATCATTAAAACAAGCGGTCATCGACGTCGAACCTTGGACGGAACCGTTTTTCAACTAG
- a CDS encoding DUF4230 domain-containing protein has product MRKSHAILTAGALAVGLYVGVSHDQSQAPQRTAPVAPIAKANVITIDEQAIISALNTRSQIVGLTGNVSKSVTVSDDAWYGDKTIELAATGTFKLGVQTNDIEITTKGNTVTVRFPHPKVISVDMPFDQATISKDVGMLRKELTDAELQSLYGKAREGAIDDIKRNRQAFDKAEDSVERTIERLIAPVPGVEDVEFIEMEAE; this is encoded by the coding sequence ATGCGCAAGTCACACGCAATCCTAACCGCAGGCGCACTCGCAGTTGGCCTCTACGTTGGCGTGTCACACGACCAATCGCAGGCCCCACAACGCACCGCACCGGTCGCACCAATCGCAAAGGCCAACGTCATCACCATCGACGAGCAAGCGATCATTAGCGCATTAAACACGCGGTCACAAATCGTCGGCTTGACCGGCAACGTTTCGAAGTCAGTCACGGTGAGCGACGACGCTTGGTACGGCGACAAGACGATCGAGCTGGCGGCAACCGGCACGTTCAAGCTTGGCGTCCAGACCAACGATATTGAAATCACGACGAAAGGCAACACGGTTACTGTTCGGTTTCCACATCCGAAAGTCATCAGCGTCGATATGCCGTTCGATCAAGCTACTATTTCGAAAGATGTCGGCATGCTGCGGAAGGAATTGACGGACGCAGAGTTACAGTCGCTGTACGGCAAGGCACGCGAAGGAGCTATCGACGACATCAAGCGCAATAGGCAAGCGTTTGACAAGGCGGAGGATAGTGTGGAGCGGACGATTGAGCGATTGATTGCGCCGGTGCCTGGCGTAGAGGACGTAGAGTTTATCGAAATGGAGGCGGAGTGA
- a CDS encoding ImmA/IrrE family metallo-endopeptidase — translation MNGLTFRIGTADYKVVEKPDLMIKHNLLGQITYHDARIEVEPTLCDQRKASVIIHELVHAMLYEAGYDEHDEDQVVRLGNVLTQVLRDNSFDILCEEEDVE, via the coding sequence ATGAATGGACTAACTTTTCGAATTGGCACGGCGGACTACAAAGTCGTCGAAAAGCCGGACTTAATGATTAAGCACAATCTACTCGGTCAAATTACGTATCACGACGCTAGGATTGAAGTCGAGCCTACGTTATGTGACCAAAGGAAAGCCAGCGTCATTATTCACGAATTAGTTCACGCTATGCTTTACGAAGCTGGATACGATGAGCACGACGAAGATCAAGTCGTCAGGCTCGGCAATGTATTAACGCAAGTGTTGCGCGACAATAGCTTCGATATTCTATGCGAGGAGGAGGATGTGGAATGA